The following is a genomic window from Synergistaceae bacterium.
ACTATTTTTGTCGTTTTCTGTAAATCGCGGGCTGATCGAAAGCTGTTTTGGTCATCCCGTCGAAGATGTCCTCCCCGGAGGAGGGCACCACATCCGCCTCGGTGAGGAGCGTGCTGTCCCTGCGCGTCGTCAGGCGGACCCTCGGAAGCTCATTGTCCTGACGCCGGTCCTGAGGTCCGGACTTTGCCGGAGAGGCCGCCTCGTCGAACCCTGTGGCGAGAACCGTGATGCGTATGGCCCCTCCCGCGTTTTCGTCGATGCAGTGTCCCCAGATGACCATGGCGTCTTCGTCGGCCATTTTGTTGATGATCTCAGCCGCGTGGGTCATTTCGGCCAGAGTGGCGTCCGGCCCCGTGGTGACGTTGAAAAGGACGCCCTTGGCTCCCTTCATGGAAACGGACATGAGCGGCGACCGAACCGCGGCCTGAGCCGCCAGTTCAGCCCTGTTTTCACCCTCGCCGACGCCAATTCCCATGATCGCGGACCCCGCGTTTTTCATGACGGTCCTGACGTCCGCGAAGTCCACGTTGATCGTCCCCGGATTCAGAATGAGATCCGTCACGCCCTGAACGGCCTGACGCAGCACTTCGTCCGCCATCTTGTAGGCGTCGGTGGTCTTCGTGTTCTTTTCCACCAGTTTCAAAAGGTTATCATTTTCAACCACCAGAAGGGCGTCGACTTTTTCCTTCAGCTTGGCGATCCCCTCCTGAGCTACCTTGTAACGTTTTTTCATTTCGAAGCTGAAGGGCGTGGTGACGACTCCCACCACGAGAACACCCATTTCCTTCGCCGTCTCGGCGATGATGGGGGCGGCTCCGGTACCCGTTCCTCCGCCCATGCCCGCCGTCACGAAAACCATGTCGGCTCCGCTGACATATTCCCGTATCCGGTCGATGGACTCCTTGGCGGCGTCCATTCCCACCAGAGGATCCGCTCCCGCGCCTCGCCCCCGGGTCAGCTTTTCTCCCAAAATAATTTTGTGGGGAGCCATGTTCAGGTTCAGGGCTCTTGCGTCCGTATTCGCGGCGACAAAGTCCACGCCTTCGACTCCGCTCTCGATAATGTGGTTGAGAGCGTTGCCGCCGCCGCCGCCTACTCCGATAACAACAATATGCTCTCGCTGTTTGAACGTATCGGGAACATGAAAAACCTGATCCTGACCCATATCTACCTGACCCCCCGCACGAAAGGACAAAGCACCCGCCCTGTCATTTAAAAGAGCTCCTTCAGAGACTCTTTGAACGTCTCCCATATATTTTTCATGTTGGGCCCTCCCCTGTTTTTCGGCCTCGGTGACTCGTAGTCATCTTCCCTTGCGCCGATTGAGCGCCTGATATGCACGCCGGAGCACAACTGCGACACCGGAGGGTCGATAAAACTGTAAGGATTGCGCTCCTTGCTCAAAATATAACGTATAATGCCCGTCGCGTTAATATAGCTGGTGTCGTTACAGCCCGGAGGCATTTGATAATAATCCAGGGGATCCGCGATACGAACCGGCATCTTGAAAATATCCCCGAGAAGCGTGTCGATTCCCGCCGTCTTCGCGACTCCTCCCGACAGGACAATGCCCCCCGGAAAGAGGCGGGGATCTCCCTCGGGAATGAGGGCCTGCACGTGTTCCGCGAACAATTCTTCAAGCCGGCAGCTGATAACCTCCACCACTTCTTCCGTGTCCACGCTGTTTTCGATGGAGTCTTTCGTCTCCGGCGAAGAGGGCGAGTCGGGCATAAAAAGACGTCTCTTCAGGTCCTCCGCCTTGTTCAGAGGAAGGCGAAGAACGGTGGCCAGATCGTTGGTGATGTGGTCGCCGCCGATGGGGATGATCCCCACCTTGATCGGGCGTCCCTCCCGGTAAAACGTGAGGCCCGTGGTCCCGCCGCCAATGCAGAGCGAGATGACTCCCACCCGCATCTCTTCCTCCGTCAGAGCTCCCAGGGCCGAGGCAACGGGTTTCAGCACCAGACCTTCCACCTCGATGCCGGCCCTTTCCACGCAGTTTACCACGTTGTTGACGCAGGGCAGAGGGACGGTCACGGTCTGCAGCTCCATCTCCAGACGCATACCCGTCATTCCCCGGGGATCGTCGATTCCAAAATTTCCGTCGATGGAATATCGCACCGGAATCGTGTGGAGAGGAACCTTGTTCGCGGGAATGGAGAGCTCGCTCTGAGCCGCCTCTATGACGCGCTCCACATCGTCCACCGCCACCGGCCGGGGGTTCCGCCCCAGAGAGACCATTCCTCCGGTCATCACGCTTTCCACGTCGCTGGCGTTGAAGGATACCATGGCCTGGTTCAGCTTGAAGCCCACCATGTTCTCGGTATCCCGGACGGCGTTCCGCACGGAGCGAATCGCCTGCTCCAGGTTGACGATCAGTCCCTTGCGTATCCCCTGAGAAGGGGCAGACCTTATACCTATCACCTGAGCCGCATCGCGCATACGGGGATCCCTTTCCGCCACGATCACAGCGATCTTGGTAGTCCCGACGCCAAGTCCTACTAAGGTATTCGGATCCCTGAACAATTGTTTCTAACTCCCTTCTCCCGCGCCTGCCGACAGGCTTCTGACCACGATTCTGTCCCTGTAGGTGGCGTCAATCAGATGATTCCCGCCTTCCTGCAACAGTCGCTCCAGAATATGCTCCAGCGCCCTGTTCAACTCCTGCCAGCCGCTCCGGTCCGCCTGAATCAAAATCGTAAACCGTCGTTTTTCAC
Proteins encoded in this region:
- the ftsA gene encoding cell division protein FtsA, whose product is MFRDPNTLVGLGVGTTKIAVIVAERDPRMRDAAQVIGIRSAPSQGIRKGLIVNLEQAIRSVRNAVRDTENMVGFKLNQAMVSFNASDVESVMTGGMVSLGRNPRPVAVDDVERVIEAAQSELSIPANKVPLHTIPVRYSIDGNFGIDDPRGMTGMRLEMELQTVTVPLPCVNNVVNCVERAGIEVEGLVLKPVASALGALTEEEMRVGVISLCIGGGTTGLTFYREGRPIKVGIIPIGGDHITNDLATVLRLPLNKAEDLKRRLFMPDSPSSPETKDSIENSVDTEEVVEVISCRLEELFAEHVQALIPEGDPRLFPGGIVLSGGVAKTAGIDTLLGDIFKMPVRIADPLDYYQMPPGCNDTSYINATGIIRYILSKERNPYSFIDPPVSQLCSGVHIRRSIGAREDDYESPRPKNRGGPNMKNIWETFKESLKELF
- the ftsZ gene encoding cell division protein FtsZ, with translation MGQDQVFHVPDTFKQREHIVVIGVGGGGGNALNHIIESGVEGVDFVAANTDARALNLNMAPHKIILGEKLTRGRGAGADPLVGMDAAKESIDRIREYVSGADMVFVTAGMGGGTGTGAAPIIAETAKEMGVLVVGVVTTPFSFEMKKRYKVAQEGIAKLKEKVDALLVVENDNLLKLVEKNTKTTDAYKMADEVLRQAVQGVTDLILNPGTINVDFADVRTVMKNAGSAIMGIGVGEGENRAELAAQAAVRSPLMSVSMKGAKGVLFNVTTGPDATLAEMTHAAEIINKMADEDAMVIWGHCIDENAGGAIRITVLATGFDEAASPAKSGPQDRRQDNELPRVRLTTRRDSTLLTEADVVPSSGEDIFDGMTKTAFDQPAIYRKRQK